GTGGAAAAGATTCAAAATCAACCTGGCTGAAAGGCCAACTAAACAAAATTACAACGTTTAAGAAGCAGGTCATGCCTGCTTTTTTTACATTAATGATTTTTAAATATAGTTACACTATTTTTTAAATTTGTTAATAACAGCTAACTGCAATATTAATTGTTTATTAACCAGTTAATTTGTGATAAAATTAACTTGCTGATTTTATAGATTAGCCGGATGAGGTGAACTTCATGTTTAAAAAAGATGTTGTGTTTTTACACGCTCCCAGTGTATATGACTTTAGAAAAGATACCATTATGTTCGGTCCTATCAGCGATGTTGTACCGTCTTCCGCCACCTTTGAAATGTATCCCGTAGGTATTACCAGTATAGCCGATGCTCTCGAACAGGCCGGTTTTAACGTACAGATTATAAACCTGGCCTATCAAATGCTGCGCGACCCCAAATATGATGTAGAAAAAGTTATATCCCGGCTGAACCCAAGAATGTTTGCCATCGATCTGCATTGGCTTCCCCATGCACACGGCAGTATAGAAGTGGCTAAAATAGTAAAAAAATATCACCCGCACACTCCCGTTGTTTTTGGAGGTTTATCTGCTTCATACTATCACGAAGAACTTATAAATTACCCATGGGTGGATTTTGTATTGCGGGGAGATTCTACCGAAGAACCGATGAAGCAATTAGTTTTGGCTATCCGCAGGGGCATGCCGGTCAATGATATTCCCAACCTTACATGGAAAACGCCCGATGGCAAGGTCAGGGTAAACCCGCTTACACACGTTCCGGATAACATGGATTATGTTTCCATTCCCAGCTATAGTTACTGTGTCCGCTCGGTATTTAAATATGCTAACTTGCATAATACTGTTCCTTACTTAAAGTGGCTTAATTACCCGATTACAGCTCTGTTAACATCGCGTGGCTGTACTCAAAATTGTTCTATTTGCGGTGGCTCACAGGCAGCGTACAAGAAGATTTGTAACCGGGAAAAACCAGCCTACCGCTCCCCCAAGACCATGGTGGAAGACATACTATTTTTACAAAAACTCGGCCGGGCCCCAATTTTTATTTTGAACGATTTCCGCATGGCCGGGCCGGCTCACACTGAGGAATTTTTGAAACTCCTTAAAGAAGCCGATATTAAAAACGAACTGGTCTTCGAACTGTTTTTCCCGGGGGACGATAATTTCTTTGCTAAATTAGCCGATGCTGTCCCCAAGTTTAGTCTGGAAATCACCTTGGAATCACATCTTGAACGTATCCGCAGATTTAACGGCAAGTTTGCTGTACCAAATGAAGTTTTTGAGAATACCGTCGCCTCTGCTTTTAAATACGGCTGCCGAAAAATAGACATCTTTTTTATGACCGGAATTCCTAAACAATCTTATCACGACGCTATATCATGTGTAGATTATTGCCGGGAGCTTCTGGACAAGTTTAACGCTGATAAACGTCTCTGTTTCTTTGTAGCGCCATTGGCCCCGTTCCTCGACCCCGGCTGTCTGGCTTTTGAAAACCCGGAAAAATACGGCTACCGGCAGTTTTATAAAACCCTTGAAGAACATCGTCAGGGTTTAACCATGCCCAGTTGGAAATATATTCTCAGTTATGAAACGGATAGTATGACAAGGGATGAAATTGTGGAAGCCACTTACGAAGCTGCCCTGCGGCTCAATGAATTAAAGAAAGAATATAACTTGATAGAAGAACAGCTTTACCGGCAAATCGATTACCGAATCAGAACGGCGCGGGATATAATAAGGGAAATCGACCAAATCATGACCCTGTCTGATGAAAAAGAAAAAAAGTTAAAACTTAATGAAATTAGGGTAAAAGTTGCTCAGGTAAATAAAGGCTCGCTTTGCGGTGAAGATGAATTAACCTGGCCAATCACTGAACGGTTTGCTAGTTTCTTTTCTTTATTTAAAGTTTTAGTAAGTCTTTTCTTTAAGGAATGGGCATTATTCTTCAATCGTATCGGATTTGAATTGAAGGAACGGAGTTACAGTAGAAATCAAAGAATGGCGATGGCATCTAACAGTAAAAACGACGCGGCACTATGAAAAACTATAAAAGCTTAAATAATTCCTCCGCTCCAATATTTTCAGGCCAGTCTATAGAAGGGGTGGGTGGGCTCTCCGCTACCACGGAGCTTTATGCTGCAAAACCTTGCCAAGAAGGCAGTATTCCCGAACTCGATGGCTCATGATGATATCCTTAATATCTAGGCCGCCTCCCGTCCGGGACACTCAACCTGAGTTGAGTGCCGGACTTCCCGGCGGCCTTCGCCATCTTCAAACATGCGGGAACCTCCTGCCTTCTTGTCTGCGGTTTTGCGGGGCCAGTCGCTCCTTATCGGTAGCCTGAGAACCCCACCCACCCCTCCATAAAAACCGGCAGATTAAAGTAGAGCCCCGCTTCGGAAAATATTTAAGTTCCTCGAATTTATCCGAGAGACCTTTGTCGACAGCCTGAAATACGTGGTAAACAACCGCGCATTTTTACTAGGGATCAAAAACAAAACACATGGCACTTCTACCATGTGTGATAAGCTTTTCTATGGCTCCCCGGGCAGGACTCGAACCTGCAACCTACCGGTTAACAGCCGGGTGCTCCACCATTGAGCTACCGAGGAACGCTTTTCATGACAACTATTATAATAACATAAGTTTTTTATTAATGCAAGTGTCAATGTTTGGTTTCATTCCCAAAACTGAATTCAATCTGAAGGCCTACATGAATAGCACATATTCCTATTAGGAAGAAGCGTTGGCGGCACTTTTCCGCCAACTAACATAATTTCAAAACGGGCACATTTGTCATAATTTCTCGTACAATAATAAGTCTCAATTTGTCTCCTCAAAACAGGTAGTAGGTTTGCTCCATTAAGCAAGTAACAATCATCTGTTTT
This DNA window, taken from Thermincola ferriacetica, encodes the following:
- a CDS encoding TIGR04190 family B12-binding domain/radical SAM domain protein translates to MFKKDVVFLHAPSVYDFRKDTIMFGPISDVVPSSATFEMYPVGITSIADALEQAGFNVQIINLAYQMLRDPKYDVEKVISRLNPRMFAIDLHWLPHAHGSIEVAKIVKKYHPHTPVVFGGLSASYYHEELINYPWVDFVLRGDSTEEPMKQLVLAIRRGMPVNDIPNLTWKTPDGKVRVNPLTHVPDNMDYVSIPSYSYCVRSVFKYANLHNTVPYLKWLNYPITALLTSRGCTQNCSICGGSQAAYKKICNREKPAYRSPKTMVEDILFLQKLGRAPIFILNDFRMAGPAHTEEFLKLLKEADIKNELVFELFFPGDDNFFAKLADAVPKFSLEITLESHLERIRRFNGKFAVPNEVFENTVASAFKYGCRKIDIFFMTGIPKQSYHDAISCVDYCRELLDKFNADKRLCFFVAPLAPFLDPGCLAFENPEKYGYRQFYKTLEEHRQGLTMPSWKYILSYETDSMTRDEIVEATYEAALRLNELKKEYNLIEEQLYRQIDYRIRTARDIIREIDQIMTLSDEKEKKLKLNEIRVKVAQVNKGSLCGEDELTWPITERFASFFSLFKVLVSLFFKEWALFFNRIGFELKERSYSRNQRMAMASNSKNDAAL